The Pseudomonas wenzhouensis genome has a segment encoding these proteins:
- a CDS encoding YebG family protein — translation MAVEVVYRSSRDPERLFMDKAEADRYDKMLELAERLSEVLHKAVPSLSEEQGEELGIFMAKNRDVFAKAFKSQPDALDELDVAVASE, via the coding sequence ATGGCCGTCGAAGTGGTGTACCGCAGCAGTCGCGACCCGGAGCGCTTGTTTATGGATAAGGCCGAAGCCGATCGTTACGACAAGATGCTGGAGTTGGCCGAGCGCCTCAGCGAAGTGCTGCACAAGGCGGTACCTTCCCTGAGCGAGGAACAGGGCGAGGAGCTGGGTATCTTCATGGCCAAGAACCGCGATGTCTTCGCTAAGGCGTTCAAGAGCCAGCCGGATGCACTCGACGAACTGGACGTCGCAGTCGCCAGTGAATGA
- a CDS encoding PilZ domain-containing protein, with product MRSQRRIERHQLPYYLKVFNRITDKPMGFIGNVSLDGLMLISQLPMLVGARFDMRLKIPGQPGIHFIDFSANCQWCREDLTPGVYDSGFALVAPPADYVEMIDALRYYFSFHGLPASA from the coding sequence ATGCGTAGCCAGCGCCGAATCGAACGCCACCAGTTGCCCTACTACCTGAAGGTGTTCAACCGCATCACCGACAAGCCGATGGGCTTCATCGGCAACGTCTCGCTCGACGGCCTGATGCTCATCAGCCAGTTGCCGATGCTGGTGGGGGCGCGTTTCGACATGCGTCTGAAGATTCCGGGCCAGCCTGGCATACACTTCATCGATTTTTCTGCCAACTGCCAGTGGTGCCGTGAAGACCTTACGCCCGGTGTCTACGATTCCGGCTTCGCGCTGGTGGCACCGCCTGCCGATTACGTCGAGATGATCGACGCCCTGCGTTACTACTTCAGTTTTCACGGCCTGCCGGCTTCGGCCTGA
- a CDS encoding FecR domain-containing protein → MSALDEVVQQAITWRVRLASGTATAHELRLCADWRAADPQHEQAWQRLEHLGQQFAGLSAPLARQALAGAQVDRQRRRALKQLGLFGSLVVAGVLGQHLQPWQPLLAQQRTGTGERRRLQLADGGTLYLNSDTALDIHYSNERRLIQLYQGEILVQTAADPLGRPFLVSAEQGLLRALGTRFQVRQQAHGCELAVYQGAVEARPRDGVAQRIEAGQRVHLSAGALHELGTADVNRGRWVDGLLVAHDMPLVEFLAELGRQRPGVLRCAPEVAGLRISGVFPLDDSDRVLAMLARTMPVRVVYRTRHWVSLQAA, encoded by the coding sequence ATGAGTGCGCTCGATGAAGTGGTGCAGCAGGCGATTACCTGGCGCGTGCGTCTCGCCTCGGGTACTGCCACGGCGCACGAGTTGCGCTTGTGCGCCGACTGGCGGGCGGCCGATCCGCAGCACGAACAGGCCTGGCAGCGCCTGGAGCACCTGGGCCAGCAGTTTGCAGGGCTCTCGGCGCCGCTGGCCAGGCAGGCGTTGGCTGGCGCTCAAGTGGATCGTCAGCGGCGCCGCGCGCTCAAGCAACTGGGCCTGTTCGGCAGCCTGGTGGTCGCCGGGGTGCTGGGCCAGCACCTGCAGCCCTGGCAGCCGTTGCTGGCACAACAACGTACCGGCACCGGTGAGCGGCGCCGCCTGCAGTTGGCCGATGGCGGCACTTTGTACCTCAACAGCGATACCGCGCTGGATATCCATTACAGCAACGAGCGCCGTTTGATCCAGCTGTATCAGGGCGAGATTCTCGTGCAGACCGCCGCCGACCCGCTCGGTCGGCCGTTTCTGGTGAGTGCCGAGCAAGGCTTGCTGCGCGCCCTCGGCACCCGTTTCCAGGTGCGCCAGCAGGCGCATGGCTGTGAGCTGGCGGTCTATCAGGGGGCGGTCGAGGCACGGCCCAGAGACGGTGTGGCGCAGCGCATCGAGGCTGGCCAGCGGGTGCATCTGAGCGCTGGCGCGTTGCACGAGTTGGGCACTGCCGATGTTAATCGCGGGCGCTGGGTCGATGGCCTGCTGGTGGCCCACGACATGCCGTTGGTGGAGTTTCTCGCCGAGCTGGGGCGTCAGCGACCGGGCGTGCTGCGCTGTGCGCCGGAGGTGGCCGGGTTGCGTATTTCCGGGGTCTTCCCGCTGGACGACAGCGACCGCGTGCTGGCGATGCTGGCACGTACCATGCCGGTGCGGGTGGTCTATCGCACCCGCCATTGGGTCAGTCTGCAGGCTGCATGA
- a CDS encoding DUF4124 domain-containing protein has protein sequence MRYGLLIVMLLPTLAAAEIYRWTDEQGRVHFGQRPVAGAQTVQVRPQVVERDAHTLEREARSQRFYEARREEAQQAAAAATEQREARASECRDLRRRLAQIPEGYSYYRTDANGERIYYSDEETDAARRQLRERIAQRCA, from the coding sequence ATGCGTTACGGGTTGTTGATCGTGATGCTGCTGCCGACTCTGGCCGCAGCGGAAATCTATCGCTGGACGGATGAACAAGGCCGTGTGCATTTCGGCCAGCGCCCCGTGGCCGGGGCGCAAACCGTACAGGTCAGACCTCAGGTGGTCGAGCGCGATGCGCATACGCTCGAGCGAGAGGCGCGCAGCCAGCGTTTCTATGAAGCCCGTCGTGAAGAGGCGCAGCAGGCGGCAGCAGCCGCGACTGAGCAACGTGAGGCGCGCGCCAGCGAATGCCGTGATCTGCGTCGGCGCCTGGCGCAGATACCCGAGGGGTACAGTTATTACCGCACGGACGCCAACGGCGAGCGTATCTACTACAGTGATGAGGAAACCGACGCCGCTCGTCGCCAACTGCGCGAGCGGATAGCCCAACGCTGTGCTTGA
- a CDS encoding sigma-70 family RNA polymerase sigma factor, which produces MAQPLPGDSLATLYRGHHGWLIGWLRQRLACPQQAADLAQDTFVRLLVQREVPAPREPRAFLATVARGLLIDHYRRASLERAYLEALAQLPEPEVPSPESQALVMETLVAIDRLLDGLKPVVREAFLLSQLDGLTYPQIAERLGRSVSSIQQYMTQTFTHCYRVA; this is translated from the coding sequence ATGGCCCAACCTCTTCCAGGCGATTCCCTCGCAACGCTCTATCGCGGTCATCACGGCTGGCTGATCGGTTGGTTGCGCCAGCGTCTGGCCTGTCCGCAGCAGGCGGCCGATCTGGCGCAGGATACCTTCGTGCGTCTGCTGGTGCAGCGCGAGGTGCCGGCTCCGCGTGAGCCACGGGCTTTTCTCGCCACGGTCGCTCGCGGCCTGCTGATCGATCACTACCGCCGCGCCAGTCTGGAGCGTGCCTACCTGGAGGCTCTGGCGCAGTTGCCCGAGCCAGAGGTGCCCTCGCCTGAGAGCCAGGCGCTGGTCATGGAAACCCTGGTGGCCATCGACCGCCTGCTCGATGGTCTCAAACCGGTGGTACGCGAAGCCTTCCTGCTGTCGCAGCTCGATGGCCTGACCTACCCGCAGATCGCTGAGCGGCTGGGACGGTCGGTCAGCTCCATCCAGCAGTACATGACACAGACCTTCACCCATTGCTACCGGGTGGCCTAA
- a CDS encoding SirB1 family protein, protein MTPRQACLQCLQRDPPALFEAALWIAAEHDPELQPAQALNDLQGLQLQVSAGLPTLPARELAQPLLRRLAELDFQEDDAGITRPRHALLHEVLRRRRGQPLTLALIALELARRLEIPLQGVNFPGHFMLRVPGADHLLDPCGGRRLYTRDCRDQLYRQLGPGVELSAEHLQTADAQAMLRRLSRNLRMLHMQHDAPDAALKDAERVLLLGPATLADHLARADVYRQLDCPQGERYDLEHALLFCDEDGLRLKLSERLRKLARTPAVH, encoded by the coding sequence ATGACCCCACGCCAAGCCTGCCTGCAGTGCCTGCAACGCGATCCACCCGCCCTGTTCGAGGCGGCGCTGTGGATCGCCGCCGAACACGATCCCGAGCTTCAGCCCGCACAGGCGCTGAACGACCTGCAGGGTTTGCAACTGCAGGTCAGCGCTGGCTTGCCCACCCTGCCCGCTCGAGAACTGGCCCAGCCGCTGCTACGCCGGCTGGCCGAACTGGATTTTCAGGAAGACGACGCAGGCATCACCCGCCCACGCCACGCCCTGCTGCATGAAGTGCTGCGCCGCCGACGTGGCCAGCCGCTGACGCTGGCGCTGATCGCCCTGGAGTTGGCACGACGCCTGGAGATCCCTTTGCAGGGGGTGAACTTCCCCGGTCATTTCATGCTGCGCGTCCCCGGCGCCGACCACCTGCTCGACCCCTGCGGCGGGCGCCGTCTGTATACGCGCGATTGCCGTGATCAGCTCTATCGCCAGCTGGGTCCGGGCGTCGAACTCAGTGCCGAGCATCTGCAAACGGCCGACGCCCAGGCCATGCTGCGCCGCCTGTCACGTAATCTACGCATGTTGCACATGCAGCACGATGCCCCGGATGCGGCACTCAAGGACGCCGAGCGCGTCCTGCTGCTTGGCCCAGCGACGCTGGCCGACCATCTGGCCCGCGCCGACGTGTATCGGCAACTCGACTGCCCGCAAGGCGAGCGCTACGACCTGGAGCACGCACTGTTGTTCTGCGACGAAGACGGCCTGCGCCTGAAACTGAGCGAGCGCCTGCGCAAGCTGGCACGCACGCCGGCGGTGCATTGA
- a CDS encoding Leu/Phe/Val dehydrogenase, translated as MFSMMQAAHLEALHLAEDSASGLRAVIAIHNTRFGPALGGCRYLAYADEQSAIADAIRLAQGMSYKAALAGIDHGGGKAVIIRPAHVPSRAALFEAFGRFIETLNGRYITAIDSGTSSADMDCIAQYTNHVTSTTREGDPSPHTALGVFAGIRTTAQARLGSDDLQGLRVAIQGLGNVGFALAEALHAAGAELLVSDLDAARMQLAVEQLGAHPVACDALLSTPCDILAPCGLGGVLNAQTVAHLRCAAVAGAANNQLASPDVADQLEARGILYAPDYVLNAGGLIYVALRHRGEALAAITAHLAQISQRLMEIYAHAQAEKRSPARVADYLAERLLYDA; from the coding sequence ATGTTCAGCATGATGCAAGCCGCCCACCTCGAAGCTCTGCACCTGGCCGAGGATTCGGCCAGCGGCCTCAGGGCCGTTATCGCCATTCACAATACCCGCTTCGGGCCAGCGCTCGGCGGTTGCCGCTACCTGGCCTATGCCGATGAACAGAGCGCCATTGCCGATGCCATTCGCCTGGCTCAGGGCATGAGCTACAAGGCGGCGCTGGCCGGCATCGATCATGGCGGCGGCAAGGCGGTGATCATCCGTCCTGCGCATGTACCCAGCCGTGCCGCTTTGTTCGAAGCTTTCGGACGCTTTATCGAAACCCTCAATGGACGTTACATCACCGCCATCGACAGCGGCACCTCCAGTGCCGACATGGACTGCATCGCCCAGTACACCAATCATGTCACCAGCACGACCCGGGAAGGTGACCCGTCGCCGCACACGGCGCTGGGTGTTTTTGCCGGGATTCGCACCACGGCTCAGGCACGTTTGGGCAGTGACGATCTGCAAGGGTTGCGGGTGGCCATACAGGGGCTGGGCAATGTCGGCTTCGCCCTGGCCGAAGCGCTGCATGCTGCCGGGGCCGAACTGCTGGTCAGCGATCTTGATGCCGCGCGTATGCAACTGGCTGTCGAGCAACTGGGAGCACATCCGGTTGCCTGCGATGCACTGCTCAGCACGCCATGCGACATCCTCGCGCCTTGCGGTCTGGGTGGCGTGCTGAATGCGCAGACGGTCGCCCACCTGCGCTGCGCAGCGGTGGCAGGGGCTGCCAACAATCAGCTGGCCAGTCCCGATGTGGCCGATCAGTTGGAAGCGCGGGGTATTCTCTACGCGCCGGATTACGTGCTCAATGCGGGCGGGCTGATCTACGTGGCGCTGCGTCATCGCGGTGAGGCGCTGGCGGCGATCACGGCGCACCTGGCGCAAATCAGTCAGCGGCTCATGGAAATCTACGCCCACGCCCAGGCTGAAAAACGCTCCCCGGCACGCGTTGCCGACTACCTCGCCGAGCGCCTGCTGTACGACGCGTAG
- a CDS encoding DUF488 domain-containing protein, producing MIQCKRVYLEAETSDGIRALVDRLWPRGISKDALALDEWLPDVAPSTELRKSYAHRAEVFDEFRTAYRRELCAHPEHWQRLLHWATKGTVTLLYAARDEEHNNARVLAEFLEEELQRHDSPSSPVCYQGKFDAH from the coding sequence ATGATCCAGTGCAAGCGAGTTTATCTCGAGGCCGAGACCAGCGACGGTATACGCGCTCTGGTCGACCGCCTGTGGCCTCGCGGCATCTCCAAAGATGCCCTGGCGCTCGATGAATGGCTACCCGATGTCGCGCCCTCCACTGAACTGCGCAAGTCCTATGCCCATCGCGCCGAGGTCTTCGACGAGTTCCGCACGGCCTACCGTCGAGAACTATGCGCCCACCCCGAGCACTGGCAGCGCCTTTTGCACTGGGCAACGAAAGGCACAGTGACGCTGCTCTACGCCGCGCGCGACGAGGAACACAACAATGCGCGCGTGCTGGCCGAATTTCTCGAAGAGGAACTGCAGCGCCATGACTCGCCCAGCTCGCCGGTGTGCTACCAGGGCAAATTCGATGCTCATTGA